A portion of the Parambassis ranga chromosome 22, fParRan2.1, whole genome shotgun sequence genome contains these proteins:
- the LOC114427275 gene encoding filamin-A-interacting protein 1-like: MRSKSSRVESPANGVLGVPQGDHDISQEQEVGLPVKSLKAKVQQKEGENKVEVEVISDKDKLLLDTTEAGDKSSVIMDLPKEDLLKLLGIMEGEIQAREDFICMLKSKQTSQEALESRYGSAAPGSVLQALQRDDFITGTKSHNHSVYQKPMVELERLQEKHKETYGRMLGQLLLAEKCHRRTVHELDTEKRKHADYMNKSDDFTNLLEQERERLKRLLENEKAYQVKKEKEHSKRLAKVREELVKLKSFALMLVNERQQHLEQMDQQTQRVQELNQQLQQREQTLNEARECAEEDGQRVQNLEAELKEKSGKLTQQHEEMTAKLASQELHNRQLNAKILGLTHTVEELEESNRALRKSEEELQELREKIGKGECGNSSLIAELENLRKWVLEMEGKDEEINKAENQCKELRKRLQEEDNRSKDLRVEVEKLQKRMMELEKLEDAFSVSKAECAQLDSALEKERGLTKELSDEVVALKIRMKELESSELKLEKSELSLKDDLSKLKSLTVALMDERKALIETIKSEEKKKDDLSEMVKIEQGKVMEVTEKLIEESKKLLKLKTEMETKVETLTTEKGELSAKLAYEIDKTKDLNTRVSQMKKRLDGFEQAEKSMKNSVKCELGRISDSIRREDNKVRELTFEIEHLKNRLQQLEVVEGDLIKTEDQYEMLEKRFMTEQDKANILSQQVEEMRNQIARNKAIEKGEEESQEEDLRQRCKREEAKNRELQADVVALKEKIHELMHKEDQLSQLQVDYTVLQQKFLEEEEKAKNMGTEVFHLTKELEMAKRHSRALRPSLNGRRMVDIAMTSTGVQTEASSTGLGEEDTPAVFIRKSVQEENHIMSNLRQKCLKKPTEKSSTVERSPSSSSDLSNKRSWIPWMRKKDSTPHETNLEKPLHINGDHLSSELTVPQKQGQPLHIRVTPDHQKNLATLEISSPATEDVFSSSVPLSPNPSQPKSRITIIPTYSAPTHHRKSPAKPHGPERAKSPVTITTISRAKSPEGSRASSVTSGRPLSPVSIMTVHTSVVPESSASPEPQEMTMGRAVFKVTPEKQMVPMPVRKGHNNASIITTTDDNKIHIHLGNNITPKMVVRPAAATTESKEMTLSTGTVLRSPRQITATTTRTTQSKVMSSITISPVTSPTSKPAQSMTGHDTQSPRSGLTRIPMSKSLKTGKAVLGTLGIPSGVKLESRTESQSMRIEVKKSTVNSNTIQNGGKA; encoded by the exons ATGAGGTCCAAAAGCAGCAGGGTGGAGAGCCCAGCCAATGGGGTTCTTGGAGTTCCACAGGGTGACCATGACATCAGCCAAGAACAGGAAGTGGGTCTACCCGTGAAGAGCCTGAAGGCCAAAGTTCAGCAGAAAGAAGGTGAGAataaggtggaggtggaggtgatctcagacaaagacaaactgctgctggataCCACTGAGGCCGGAGACAAAAGCAGTGTCATCATGGATCTGCCCAAAGAGGATCTCCTAAAACTGTTGGGAATCATGGAAGGAGAGATTCAG GCCAGAGAAGATTTTATCTGCATGTTAAAGTCCAAACAGACTTCCCAGGAGGCCCTTGAGTCACGGTACGGCTCGGCAGCCCCTGGCTCGGTCCTCCAGGCCCTGCAGAGAGACGACTTCATCACTGGCACCAAGTCGCACAACCACAGCGTCTACCAAAAGCCTATGGTCGAG CTGGAGCGGTTGCAGGAAAAACACAAGGAGACGTACGGGCGCATGCTGGGTCAGTTGCTGCTGGCGGAAAAGTGCCACCGTCGCACCGTCCACGAGCTGGACACAGAGAAACGCAAACATGCCGACTACATGAACAAGAGCGATGACTTTACCAACCTCctggagcaggagagagaaag GCTGAAGAGGTTGCTTGAGAACGAGAAAGCCTATCAGGTAAAAAAGGAGAAGGAGCACTCCAAACGTCTGGCCAAAGTGCGAGAAGAGCTGGTGAAACTGAAGTCCTTTGCGCTGATGTTGGTCAATGAGCGCCAGCAGCACCTAGAGCAAatggaccaacagactcagcgGGTCCAGGAGCTCAACCAGCAGTTACAGCAGCGGGAACAGACTCTGAATGAAGCCAGGGAGTGTGCAGAAGAGGATGGCCAAAGAGTACAAAACCTGGAGGCTGAGCTTAAAGAAAAATCTGGAAAGCTTACCCAACAACATGAAGAAATGACCGCCAAGCTGGCAAGTCAGGAGCTCCATAACCGTCAACTAAATGCTAAAATACTGGGGCTCACACATACAGTGGAAGAGTTAGAGGAAAGCAACAGGGCCTTGAGGAAATCtgaggaggaactgcaggagcTAAGGGAGAAGATCGGCAAAGGAGAGTGTGGCAACTCCAGCCTGATTGCTGAGCTGGAGAACTTACGAAAGTGGGTGCTTGAAATGGAAGGAAAAGATGAAGAGATTAACAAGGCAGAAAATCAGTGTAAAGAGCTAAGGAAGAGGCTGCAAGAGGAGGATAACAGGAGTAAAGACCTCAGGGTGGAAGTGGAGAAGCTCCAAAAACGAATGATGGAATTAGAAAAACTTGAGGATGCATTCAGTGTTAGCAAAGCTGAGTGTGCACAGTTAGACAGTGCTCTAGAAAAGGAGAGGGGCCTTACCAAAGAGCTTTCAGATGAAGTTGTGGCTCTCAAGATTCGAATGAAAGAGCTTGAGTCTTCTGAACTCAAGTTGGAGAAGTCTGAGCTGAGCCTTAAGGATGACCTCAGTAAGCTTAAATCATTAACAGTTGCTTTGATGGATGAAAGAAAGGCCCTGATAGAAACAATAAaatcagaggagaagaaaaaggatGATTTAAGCGAAATGGTCAAAATTGAGCAGGGTAAGGTCATGGAAGTCACAGAGAAACTCATAGAAGAAAGCAAAAAGCTCTTAAAGTTAAAAACTGAGATGGAAACCAAAGTAGAAACTTTAACCACTGAAAAAGGGGAACTTAGTGCTAAGCTAGCCTATGAAATAGATAAAACCAAGGATCTTAATACTAGGGTCAGCCAAATGAAAAAGCGGTTAGATGGGTTTGAGCAAGCAGAAAAATCTATGAAGAATTCTGTGAAATGTGAACTGGGAAGAATTTCTGACTCTATCAGAAGAGAGGACAACAAAGTTAGAGAGCTGACATTTGAAATTGAACACCTTAAAAACCGTCTGCAACAACTTGAAGTGGTAGAGGGAGATTTGATCAAGACAGAGGATCAGTATGAAATGTTGGAGAAAAGGTTCATGACGGAACAGGACAAAGCCAATATTCTCtcccagcaggtggaggaaatGAGAAATCAGATAGCACGGAACAAAGCTATtgagaaaggagaggaagaaagccAGGAAGAAGACCTCCGACAACGATGCAAGAGAGAGGAGGCCAAAAACAGGGAACTGCAAGCTGATGTTGTAGCTCTCAAGGAGAAGATCCATGAATTGATGCATAAAGAAGATCAGCTTTCTCAACTCCAGGTGGACTACACTGTCCTACAGCAAAAGTTtttggaagaagaggagaaagccAAGAACATGGGCACTGAAGTTTTCCACCTCACCAAGGAATTGGAGATGGCAAAACGTCACAGTCGAGCACTACGACCCAGCCTAAATGGGAGGAGAATGGTAGACATAGCAATGACATCCACTGGAGTACAGACAGAAGCATCATCCACTGGACTAGGAGAGGAAGATACCCCAGCTGTGTTCATTAGGAAGTCTGTTCAAGAAGAGAATCACATAATGAGCAATCTCAGACAGAAGTGCCTGAAAAAGCCCACGGAGAAGAGCAGCACTGTTGAGCGTAGTCCTTCATCCAGCAGCGACTTAAGTAACAAGAGATCCTGGATTCCCTGGATGAGGAAAAAAGACAGTACACCTCATGAGACCAACTTGGAAAAACCGCTGCATATCAATGGAGATCATTTGTCTTCTGAACTGACCGTGCCCCAAAAGCAAGGGCAGCCTTTACACATCCGAGTAACACCAGATCACCAAAAAAACCTGGCCACCCTTGAAATTAGTAGCCCAGCTACTGAGGATGTTTTCTCTAGTTCAGTTCCTCTCAGCCCCAACCCATCTCAACCTAAATCTAGAATTACAATCATTCCTACCTACTCTGCTCCGACCCACCACAGAAAGTCTCCTGCTAAACCTCATGGACCTGAAAGGGCTAAATCTCCAGTCACCATCACCACTATATCCAGAGCCAAGTCTCCAGAAGGCAGCCGAGCCTCCTCTGTTACCTCAGGAAGGCCTTTGTCCCCGGTTTCTATTATGACAGTGCACACTTCTGTAGTGCCTGAATCCTCTGCCTCCCCAGAGCCCCAGGAAATGACCATGGGCCGAGCTGTGTTCAAGGTTACCCCTGAAAAGCAGATGGTCCCAATGCCTGTGCGAAAGGGCCACAACAATGCGAGCATCATCACAACCACTGATGATAACAAGATCCATATTCATCTAGGCAACAACATCACCCCAAAGATGGTAGTCAGGCcagcagctgctacaacagagaGCAAAGAAATGACCTTATCAACTGGGACAGTTTTGCGATCACCCCGCCAAATCACTGCCACTACTACCAGGACTACACAGAGTAAAGTGATGAGCAGTATTACAATTTCCCCTGTCACATCCCCCACCTCCAAACCAGCACAAAGCATG ACCGGGCATGATACCCAGTCACCTCGCTCAGGGCTGACCCGCATCCCAATGTCCAAGAGCCTGAAGACAGGAAAGGCTGTGCTGGGAACCCTGGGGATCCCAAGTGGAGTGAAGCTTGAGTCAAGGACTGAGAGTCAATCTATGAGAATAGAAGTTAAAAAATCGACTGTGAATAGCAACACTATACAAAATGGAGGAAAAGCCTGA
- the LOC114427295 gene encoding cell cycle control protein 50A-like: MMASSYNAKEEDGHPPSGSSHGGAGAVKSKKPDNTAFKQQRLPAWQPILTAGTVLPAFFVIGLIFIPIGIGLYVTSNNIKEFEVDYTGVDIDRPCYSCAMNFSWNSTTPCLCSVEFTLQQPFESNVFMYYGLSNFYQNHRRYVKSRDDSQLNGDRSSLTNPSKECEPYRTSDGLPIAPCGAIANSLFNDTLELYHIDSNGTRNAIPLVKKGIAWWTDKHVKFRNPGGNNNLTAAFHGTAKPVNWRKPVYELDPLDNDNNGFINEDFIVWMRTAALPTFRKLYRIIQKKSSTTPTLPSGRYVLDITYNYPVLSFDGRKRMILSTISWMGGKNPFLGIAYITVGSICFFLGVVLLIIHHKYDTRNNSADIPS; this comes from the exons ATGATGGCGTCTAGCTACAACGCTAAGGAAGAGGACGGACACCCACCGAGCGGCTCTAGTCACGGCGGTGCAGGGGCTGTGAAAAGTAAAAAGCCGGACAACACAGCGTTTAAGCAGCAGAGACTGCCTGCCTGGCAGCCGATCCTGACCGCGGGCACCGTGCTGCCTGCTTTCTTCGTTATCGGGCTCATCTTTATCCCCATTGGTATCGGCTTGTATGTCACATCAAACAACATCAAAGAATTCGAG GTTGATTACACTGGCGTGGATATCGACAGACCATGTTACAGCTGTGCCATGAACTTCAGCTGGAACAGCACCACACCATGTCTCTGCTCGGTGGAATTCACATTGCAGCAGCCATTTGAG AGCAATGTCTTTATGTACTATGGCTTATCCAACTTCTACCAGAACCACAGACGCTATGTGAAGTCTAGAGATGACAGCCAGTTGAATGGTGACCGGTCATCTTTGACG AACCCCAGCAAGGAATGTGAGCCGTACCGTACAAGTGATGGACTGCCAATTGCTCCATGTGGGGCCATAGCCAATAGCCTTTTCAATG ACACGTTGGAGCTGTATCATATTGATTCCAATGGCACCAGAAATGCAATACCTCTGGTAAAGAAGGGGATTGCATGGTGGACAGACAAGCATGTCAAGTTCAGGAATCCTGGTGGGAACAACAACCTTACTGCAGCTTTCCACG GCACTGCTAAGCCGGTCAACTGGAGGAAACCAGTTTATGAGTTGGACCCACTGGATAATGACAACAATGGCTTTATCAACGAGGACTTCATCGTGTGGATGCGCACAGCTGCGCTGCCCACCTTTCGGAAGCTGTATCGCATCATCCAGAAGAAGTCTAGCACTACACCAACTCTACCCAGCGGCAGATACGTCTTGGACATCACTTACA ATTACCCTGTGCTCAGCTTTGATGGTCGCAAGCGAATGATCCTGAGCACCATCTCCTGGATGGGAGGGAAGAACCCTTTCTTGGGCATTGCTTACATCACTGTGGGATCCATTTGTTTCTTTCTAGGTGTTGTTCTGCTCATCATCCACCATAAATATGACACTCGCAACAACAGTGCAGATATTCCAAGCTAA